A DNA window from Halomicrobium mukohataei DSM 12286 contains the following coding sequences:
- a CDS encoding DUF5789 family protein, which translates to MADNKSGRDEQADNADRRQRERDILTALERNDETEPPVDERTLGELETELDALSFPATAREVVEAVGDRTVESDANVHTVAELLPETDQEIFDEPATVRTRVQRPTVAAAMKRIVEHCQSIQQTSLGTSQREAYEKTFRALKAIDADDDDEGIQYMADWIVERVDETGKLPGSRAVRREAATFCRENGYSVRNDEWLGV; encoded by the coding sequence ATGGCAGATAACAAGAGCGGACGAGACGAACAGGCAGACAACGCCGACCGACGCCAGCGCGAGCGGGACATCCTCACCGCGCTCGAACGCAACGACGAAACGGAGCCGCCCGTCGACGAGCGGACACTGGGCGAACTGGAGACGGAACTGGACGCGCTGTCGTTCCCCGCGACAGCGCGGGAAGTCGTCGAAGCCGTCGGAGACCGGACCGTCGAGTCGGACGCGAACGTCCACACGGTCGCGGAGCTCCTCCCAGAGACCGACCAGGAGATCTTCGACGAGCCGGCGACTGTCCGGACCCGCGTCCAGCGTCCGACCGTCGCCGCGGCGATGAAACGCATCGTCGAACACTGTCAGTCGATCCAGCAGACCTCGCTGGGCACCTCGCAGCGAGAAGCCTACGAGAAGACGTTCCGGGCACTGAAAGCGATCGACGCGGACGACGACGACGAGGGAATCCAGTACATGGCCGACTGGATCGTCGAACGGGTCGACGAGACGGGCAAGCTACCCGGATCGCGAGCCGTACGCCGAGAAGCCGCGACGTTCTGTCGCGAGAACGGCTACAGCGTCCGCAACGACGAGTGGCTCGGCGTCTAA
- a CDS encoding DUF4013 domain-containing protein, whose amino-acid sequence MEPDIEELARYPMESDDWIVTVAIGGVATLLAVFVVPIFVVTGYTVRAIRAGMEDAREPPVFDEWESLLKEGLVAAVITFVYQFVPTVVFGVFVGGSIVAFATGSETAAGLGLLGLFGGLLLWWVLAIVFGYVGLAGVANYARERSFGAGFDVAVIRTAVTSRDYAVAWLYVIALNVVVGVLAGALNVVPILGGIVGVFLSFYALIIAGWLLGDGFASATDTHVESTVDENTSVA is encoded by the coding sequence ATGGAACCCGATATCGAGGAACTGGCACGGTATCCGATGGAGTCGGACGACTGGATCGTGACCGTCGCGATCGGCGGAGTAGCGACGCTACTCGCGGTGTTCGTGGTGCCGATCTTCGTGGTCACGGGCTATACGGTCCGGGCGATCCGGGCCGGAATGGAGGACGCGCGCGAGCCACCGGTCTTCGACGAGTGGGAATCACTGCTCAAGGAGGGGCTGGTCGCGGCGGTCATCACGTTCGTCTACCAGTTCGTCCCGACAGTCGTGTTCGGCGTGTTCGTCGGGGGCTCGATCGTCGCGTTCGCGACCGGCTCGGAAACCGCCGCGGGACTGGGGCTGTTGGGACTGTTCGGCGGCCTGCTCCTCTGGTGGGTGCTGGCGATCGTCTTTGGCTACGTCGGACTGGCGGGCGTCGCAAACTACGCGAGAGAGCGGTCGTTCGGTGCCGGATTCGACGTGGCCGTCATCAGAACTGCCGTCACGTCACGCGACTACGCCGTCGCGTGGCTCTACGTGATCGCGCTCAACGTCGTCGTCGGCGTCCTCGCTGGAGCACTCAACGTCGTCCCGATCCTCGGTGGGATCGTCGGTGTCTTCCTGAGCTTCTACGCCCTGATCATCGCGGGATGGCTCCTCGGAGACGGGTTCGCCTCTGCGACCGACACGCACGTCGAGTCGACGGTAGACGAGAACACGAGCGTCGCATAA
- a CDS encoding DEAD/DEAH box helicase gives MSQQVARVDTLFLHEHGDDYRVVVRRDGGRVFHGVLELKQTDAGPRPRRLRIKRGASEDLRSPDQFVELARRASRIRISEQTSGRGREELRAMLKGYQLSAKVVRTCRYCASSGRYSPITSETAIKADDEHICPDCAREELDRELALNGGITGDAQARLEELLLDVQDLDRIENLLSGELDPDLTKFDEISATVDDIDLVPVDSLDLHPGIQQHLEGRFDTLLPVQSLAVENGATDGRDQLVVSATATGKTLIGEMAGLDRVLNNKGKMLFLVPLVALANQKYESFAERYGDMVDVSLRVGSSRIDGDGNRFDPNADVIVGTYEGIDHALRTGKDLGDIGTVVIDEVHTLGEGERGHRLDGLISRLKYYCEQGETVEQSRKGRTGDAREQNVGLDGTQWIYLSATVGNASDLAEKLRANLVEFEERPVPIERHVTFADGQEKTRIENKLVRRAFDTKSSKGYRGQTIIFTNSRRRCHEISRKLEYDSAPYHAGLDNKRRHRVEQQFADQDLAAVVTTAALAAGVDFPASQVVFDSLAMGIEWLSVQEFSQMLGRAGRPDYHDKGTVYLLVEPDCSYHNSMEMSEDEVAFKLLKGDMEPVITEYDEAAAVEETLANVTVAGDQAKRLNDRMIGEVPTKHALGKLLQYEFIDGLEPTPLGRAVTRFFLAPDQAFAILDGIRKDLHPYDIVAEMELRDRE, from the coding sequence GTGTCTCAGCAGGTCGCACGCGTCGATACGCTGTTCCTCCACGAGCACGGCGACGACTACCGAGTCGTCGTTCGTCGGGACGGCGGTCGAGTGTTTCACGGCGTGCTCGAACTCAAACAGACCGACGCCGGGCCACGGCCCCGTCGGCTCCGGATCAAGCGCGGGGCCAGCGAGGACCTGCGCAGTCCCGACCAGTTCGTCGAACTCGCCCGTCGGGCCTCGCGGATCCGCATCTCCGAGCAGACCTCCGGACGGGGCCGCGAGGAGCTACGGGCGATGCTCAAGGGCTACCAGCTCTCCGCGAAGGTCGTGCGTACCTGTCGGTACTGTGCCTCCAGTGGCCGGTACTCGCCGATTACGAGCGAGACGGCGATCAAAGCCGACGACGAACACATCTGTCCGGACTGCGCTCGCGAGGAACTGGACCGCGAACTCGCACTCAACGGGGGGATCACCGGCGACGCCCAGGCTCGCCTCGAAGAGCTCCTGCTGGACGTGCAGGACCTCGATCGCATCGAGAACCTCCTCTCTGGCGAACTCGATCCCGACCTGACGAAGTTCGACGAGATCTCGGCGACCGTCGACGACATCGACCTCGTGCCCGTGGACTCGCTCGATCTCCACCCCGGCATCCAGCAACACCTCGAAGGCCGCTTCGACACGCTCTTGCCGGTCCAGAGTCTCGCCGTCGAGAACGGCGCGACCGACGGTAGAGACCAGCTCGTCGTCTCTGCAACGGCCACCGGGAAGACGCTGATCGGTGAGATGGCCGGTCTCGACCGCGTGTTGAACAACAAGGGGAAGATGCTGTTTCTCGTCCCGCTGGTGGCGCTGGCAAACCAGAAGTACGAGTCGTTCGCAGAGCGCTACGGCGACATGGTCGACGTGTCGCTGCGTGTCGGATCGAGTCGGATCGACGGCGACGGCAACCGCTTCGACCCGAACGCCGACGTGATCGTCGGCACCTACGAGGGCATCGACCACGCGCTGCGGACCGGCAAGGATCTGGGGGACATCGGGACGGTCGTCATCGACGAGGTCCACACGCTCGGCGAGGGCGAGCGTGGCCACCGCCTCGACGGGCTCATCTCGCGGCTGAAGTACTACTGCGAGCAGGGCGAGACCGTGGAACAGTCTCGGAAAGGGCGAACGGGCGACGCCCGTGAGCAAAACGTCGGGCTGGACGGCACCCAGTGGATCTACCTCTCGGCGACGGTCGGCAACGCCAGCGACCTCGCCGAGAAGCTCCGGGCGAACCTCGTCGAGTTCGAGGAGCGTCCAGTCCCCATCGAGCGCCACGTCACCTTCGCCGACGGACAGGAGAAGACCCGCATCGAGAACAAACTCGTCAGGCGAGCCTTCGACACGAAATCGAGCAAGGGCTACCGGGGCCAGACCATCATCTTCACCAACTCCCGACGGCGCTGTCACGAGATCTCCCGGAAACTGGAGTACGACTCGGCACCGTACCACGCCGGACTGGACAACAAGCGCCGCCACCGCGTCGAACAGCAGTTCGCCGACCAGGACCTCGCCGCGGTCGTCACGACGGCGGCGCTGGCCGCCGGGGTCGACTTCCCGGCCTCGCAGGTCGTCTTCGACTCGCTGGCGATGGGCATCGAGTGGCTGTCGGTCCAGGAGTTCAGCCAGATGCTCGGCCGCGCCGGCCGGCCGGACTACCACGACAAGGGGACGGTCTACCTGCTGGTCGAACCCGACTGCTCCTATCACAACAGCATGGAGATGTCGGAAGACGAGGTCGCGTTCAAACTGCTCAAAGGCGACATGGAGCCGGTCATCACCGAGTACGACGAGGCCGCGGCCGTCGAGGAGACGCTGGCGAACGTCACCGTCGCTGGCGACCAGGCAAAGCGGCTCAACGACCGCATGATCGGCGAGGTCCCGACCAAGCACGCGCTGGGCAAACTCCTCCAGTACGAGTTCATCGACGGGCTGGAACCGACGCCGCTGGGCCGGGCCGTGACGCGGTTCTTCCTCGCGCCAGATCAGGCGTTCGCGATCCTCGATGGCATCCGCAAGGACCTGCACCCCTACGATATCGTCGCGGAGATGGAGCTGCGAGATCGGGAGTAA
- a CDS encoding SLC13 family permease gives MAFVFAVVAGALVLFATERVPVDVTAIGVMVALLVVEPLTALLADAGVLAGRLYVLHEPGDAVDPVAVGLSGFASPATITVLAMFVLSAGVQRTGVIQILGAKVAALTGDSESRQLGATVGIVGPISGFINNTAAVAILLPMVTDLAHKGQTSPSKLLMPLSFASMFGGMLTLIGTSTNILASDLAGRLAIEDPARYGDLHAFSMFEFTQLGVILLVVGSLYLMTVGRWLTPERIKPRGDLTQEFEMADYLTEVVVREDSPIVGQTVHDALEATDLDIDIVQLIRDRRTFLEPLGAKSIRAGDVFAIRTDRDTLVELLDAEGLDVVPDAVVGEAELEAAEERQNLVEVVIAPGSELVGASLRSTNFRQRYDANVLALRRGGELIRQRMDRTTLRVGDTLLIQGAGDSIDRLNNNPNFIVAREVERPDFRKSKVPVAVGIVAAVVAVAALTPVPIVVSALAGALGMILSGCLRSSEIYDAVQWDVIFLLAGVIPLGLALEATGGATLLADLLVLAAPSFPPLVVLGLMYVVTAVLTNIISNNASVVLMIPVAAEAAVQLGANAFAFVLAVTFAASTAFMTPVGYQTNLFVYGPGGYRFTDYLRVGAPLQAVFAVVTTLGIAYFWGLTP, from the coding sequence ATGGCGTTCGTCTTCGCCGTCGTCGCCGGTGCGCTCGTCCTCTTCGCGACCGAGCGCGTGCCCGTCGACGTGACCGCCATCGGCGTGATGGTTGCACTGCTGGTCGTCGAACCGCTGACCGCGCTGCTGGCCGACGCCGGAGTGCTGGCCGGGCGACTCTACGTCCTCCACGAGCCCGGCGACGCCGTCGATCCGGTGGCCGTGGGGCTCTCGGGCTTTGCCTCTCCGGCGACGATCACCGTCCTCGCGATGTTCGTCCTCTCGGCGGGGGTCCAGCGGACCGGGGTAATCCAGATTCTGGGGGCCAAGGTCGCCGCTCTGACCGGTGACAGCGAGTCCAGACAGCTCGGGGCGACCGTCGGCATCGTCGGGCCGATCTCCGGGTTCATCAACAACACGGCGGCCGTCGCCATCCTGCTGCCCATGGTGACAGACCTCGCACACAAGGGCCAGACCTCTCCCTCGAAGCTGTTGATGCCGCTCTCTTTTGCCTCGATGTTCGGAGGGATGCTCACGCTGATCGGCACCTCGACGAACATCCTCGCCAGCGACCTCGCCGGCCGACTGGCGATCGAGGACCCGGCGCGGTACGGCGACCTCCACGCGTTCTCCATGTTCGAGTTCACACAGCTCGGCGTGATTCTCCTGGTGGTCGGCTCTCTGTACCTCATGACGGTCGGTCGCTGGCTCACTCCCGAACGCATCAAACCGCGTGGCGACCTGACCCAGGAGTTCGAGATGGCCGACTACCTCACCGAAGTCGTCGTCCGCGAGGACTCGCCGATCGTCGGCCAGACCGTCCACGACGCGCTGGAAGCGACCGACCTCGACATCGACATCGTCCAGCTAATCCGAGATCGCCGGACCTTCCTCGAACCGCTCGGTGCGAAGTCGATCCGGGCCGGTGACGTGTTCGCGATCCGGACCGACCGGGACACGCTCGTCGAACTGCTCGACGCCGAGGGCCTGGACGTGGTTCCCGACGCGGTCGTCGGCGAGGCGGAACTCGAAGCGGCCGAGGAACGACAGAACCTCGTCGAGGTCGTGATCGCACCGGGCTCGGAGCTGGTCGGCGCATCGCTCCGGTCGACGAACTTCCGACAGCGCTACGACGCCAACGTCCTCGCGCTCCGACGCGGCGGCGAGTTGATCCGCCAGCGGATGGACCGGACGACGCTTCGCGTCGGCGACACGCTCCTGATTCAGGGGGCCGGCGACAGCATCGACCGCCTGAACAACAACCCGAACTTCATCGTCGCCCGCGAGGTCGAACGCCCCGACTTCCGGAAGTCGAAAGTCCCCGTCGCCGTCGGTATCGTCGCCGCCGTCGTCGCCGTCGCGGCACTCACGCCGGTCCCGATCGTCGTCTCGGCGCTGGCCGGCGCGCTCGGGATGATCCTCTCTGGCTGTCTGCGCTCCTCGGAGATCTACGACGCCGTCCAGTGGGACGTGATCTTCCTGCTCGCGGGCGTCATCCCGCTGGGGCTCGCCCTGGAGGCGACCGGCGGAGCGACGCTGCTGGCCGACCTCCTCGTGCTCGCCGCGCCGTCGTTCCCGCCGCTCGTGGTGCTCGGGCTGATGTACGTCGTCACGGCGGTCCTGACGAACATCATCTCGAACAACGCCAGCGTCGTCCTCATGATCCCCGTCGCCGCCGAGGCCGCCGTCCAGCTCGGAGCCAACGCCTTCGCGTTCGTGCTGGCCGTGACCTTCGCCGCCTCGACGGCCTTCATGACGCCCGTTGGCTACCAGACGAACCTCTTCGTCTACGGCCCCGGTGGCTATCGATTCACCGACTATCTGCGGGTCGGCGCGCCGCTACAGGCGGTCTTTGCCGTCGTCACGACTCTGGGCATCGCCTACTTCTGGGGCCTGACTCCGTGA
- a CDS encoding DUF7557 family protein → MTTIRVNDEVKERLRDLKRDDESFNDLLDRLSRSEKDVEAIADSLPPVDDEDIERMDNARDRLNDSLEERR, encoded by the coding sequence ATGACCACGATTCGAGTCAACGACGAGGTGAAGGAACGACTCCGAGACCTGAAACGGGACGACGAGAGTTTCAACGATCTGCTGGACCGTTTGAGCCGGAGCGAGAAGGACGTGGAAGCAATTGCCGACTCACTCCCGCCTGTCGACGACGAAGATATTGAGCGGATGGACAATGCGCGGGATCGGTTGAACGACTCGCTGGAGGAACGCCGGTAG
- a CDS encoding type II toxin-antitoxin system VapC family toxin has translation MIVLDRDVLVKLRNSNETVVQHLQQYSTREWTIPSHVAWESFQYHSTRAEMLQEQHHLRSNFDRILSFTADTALEAAYIDQKLQSQDVTLDAVDLLNLATAHEAGGMFVTHNRNDFDKEPITQLADVDVVRTE, from the coding sequence ATGATCGTCCTCGACAGAGACGTTCTTGTGAAGCTGCGCAACTCCAACGAGACAGTCGTTCAGCACCTCCAGCAGTACAGCACACGCGAGTGGACGATCCCTTCACACGTCGCCTGGGAATCGTTTCAATACCATAGCACTCGGGCGGAGATGCTACAAGAACAGCACCATCTCCGGTCGAACTTCGACAGGATTCTCTCCTTCACAGCCGATACAGCACTTGAAGCCGCCTACATCGATCAGAAGCTACAGTCACAGGACGTGACTCTCGACGCGGTCGACCTGCTGAATCTGGCGACCGCCCACGAAGCCGGTGGGATGTTCGTCACACACAACAGGAATGACTTCGACAAGGAGCCGATTACGCAGTTAGCCGATGTCGACGTTGTACGCACCGAGTGA
- a CDS encoding ATP-binding protein: MATGVDNTELTDAFEEFYRDYYRNEIGELAQKYPNDQKSLWVDWDDLYRFDPDLADDVRNRPEQMQDYAEEALRLYDLPVDVKLGQAHVRFHDLPESEDIRAIRHEHHGMLIAVQGIVRKATDVRPKVTNAAFECQRCGTLTRIPQVAGDFQEPHECQGCERQGPFRLNMDQSEFVDAQKIRVQESPEGLRGGETPQAIDVNIEDDITGEVTAGDHVRVTGVLKLDQQGDDRSQSPMFDLYMDGIDVSIEDEQFEDMDITEEDKKEIIELSNEDDLYDKMVGAIAPSIYGYEREKLAMMLQLFSGVTKHLPDGSRIRGDLHMLLIGDPGTGKCLSGDTHVTLGDGSEVPIRTLVEDNLDDPKPVDDGVWDTVDFEVPSLQEDGTISQQQATKVWKREAPEQLYRIRTATGRELDITPSHPLFVQSNGRFEAVKAEQLTAGQMIACKGNNDETEHGQSTVAADGGVVTAQTDRIESIEPVEPEDEWVYDLEVGGTHNYVSNGVVSHNSQMLSYIQNIAPRSVYTSGKGSSSAGLTAAAVRDDFGDGQQWTLEAGALVLADLGIAAVDELDKMNPDDRSAMHQALEQQEISINKAGINATLKSRCSLLGAANPKYGRFDQFEPIGEQIDLEPALVSRFDLIFTVTDEPDEEEDRNLASHIIQTNYAGELHTHRVENPTSDYSQEQVDAVTEEVAPTIEPDLLRKYVAHAKTSCFPTMTEEAKTEIEDFYVDLRVQGTDEDAAVPVTARKLEALVRLSEASARIRLSDTVEKEDAERATTIARYCMEQIGVDPETGEFDADVVETGTSKSQRDRIQNLKGIISDIEEEYDEGAPVDVVVERAEEVGIEESKAEHEIEKLKQKGEVYEPRTDHLRTT; this comes from the coding sequence ATGGCTACCGGCGTCGACAACACCGAACTCACCGACGCGTTCGAGGAGTTCTACCGGGACTACTACCGCAACGAGATCGGTGAACTCGCCCAGAAGTACCCCAACGACCAGAAGTCGCTGTGGGTCGACTGGGACGACCTCTATCGCTTCGACCCCGACCTCGCGGACGACGTGCGCAACCGTCCCGAGCAGATGCAAGACTACGCCGAGGAGGCGTTGCGCCTGTACGACCTGCCGGTCGACGTGAAGCTCGGCCAGGCCCACGTCCGCTTTCACGACCTCCCCGAGTCCGAGGACATCCGTGCGATTCGCCACGAGCACCACGGGATGCTCATCGCCGTCCAGGGGATCGTCCGCAAGGCCACCGACGTTCGGCCAAAGGTCACGAACGCCGCCTTCGAGTGCCAGCGCTGTGGCACCCTCACCCGGATTCCGCAGGTCGCCGGTGACTTTCAGGAGCCCCACGAGTGCCAGGGCTGTGAGCGCCAGGGCCCCTTCCGCCTGAACATGGACCAGTCGGAGTTCGTCGACGCCCAGAAGATCCGTGTCCAGGAGTCCCCCGAAGGACTGCGTGGCGGCGAGACCCCCCAGGCCATCGACGTGAACATCGAGGACGATATCACCGGCGAGGTGACCGCCGGCGACCACGTCCGCGTGACCGGCGTCCTCAAACTCGACCAGCAGGGCGACGACCGCAGCCAGTCGCCGATGTTCGACCTCTACATGGACGGGATCGACGTCTCCATCGAAGACGAGCAGTTCGAGGACATGGACATCACCGAGGAGGACAAGAAAGAGATCATCGAACTCTCCAACGAGGACGACCTCTACGACAAGATGGTCGGTGCGATCGCGCCCTCGATCTACGGCTACGAACGCGAGAAACTCGCGATGATGCTCCAGCTGTTCTCCGGGGTGACCAAACACCTCCCGGACGGCTCTCGAATCCGTGGCGACCTCCACATGTTGCTGATCGGTGATCCGGGTACGGGGAAGTGCCTCAGCGGTGACACTCATGTGACGCTCGGTGATGGCTCTGAGGTTCCGATTCGAACGCTTGTGGAAGACAACCTCGACGACCCAAAACCCGTCGATGATGGCGTTTGGGACACTGTCGACTTCGAGGTGCCATCGTTGCAGGAAGATGGGACTATTTCCCAGCAGCAGGCAACGAAGGTCTGGAAGCGTGAGGCACCGGAGCAGCTGTATCGGATTCGGACGGCGACGGGACGAGAACTCGATATTACTCCGTCACACCCGTTGTTTGTGCAGTCTAACGGTCGGTTCGAGGCTGTGAAAGCCGAACAGCTGACAGCCGGGCAGATGATCGCGTGCAAGGGCAATAACGACGAGACCGAACACGGGCAGAGCACCGTCGCAGCGGACGGTGGGGTAGTCACTGCCCAAACTGATCGAATCGAATCCATCGAGCCAGTCGAACCGGAGGACGAGTGGGTTTACGACCTCGAAGTCGGGGGAACACACAACTACGTCTCCAACGGCGTCGTTTCCCACAACTCGCAGATGCTCTCCTACATCCAGAACATCGCACCACGGTCTGTCTACACCTCCGGGAAGGGATCCAGCAGCGCAGGCCTTACCGCAGCGGCTGTGAGAGACGACTTCGGCGACGGCCAGCAGTGGACGCTGGAGGCGGGCGCGCTCGTGCTCGCGGACCTCGGGATCGCCGCTGTCGACGAGCTCGACAAGATGAATCCCGACGACCGCTCCGCGATGCACCAGGCCCTCGAACAGCAGGAGATCTCCATCAACAAGGCCGGGATCAACGCGACGCTGAAGTCCCGGTGTTCCCTGCTGGGGGCGGCCAACCCCAAGTACGGCCGGTTCGACCAGTTCGAGCCCATCGGCGAGCAGATCGATCTCGAACCCGCGCTGGTCTCACGGTTCGACCTCATTTTTACGGTGACCGACGAGCCCGACGAGGAGGAAGACCGGAACCTGGCGAGTCACATCATCCAGACGAACTACGCGGGGGAACTCCACACCCATCGCGTGGAGAATCCCACCTCGGACTACAGCCAGGAGCAGGTCGACGCCGTCACCGAGGAGGTCGCGCCGACGATCGAGCCGGACCTGTTGCGAAAGTACGTCGCTCACGCGAAGACGAGTTGCTTCCCGACGATGACCGAGGAGGCAAAGACCGAGATCGAGGACTTCTACGTCGATCTGCGGGTCCAGGGGACCGACGAGGACGCCGCGGTGCCGGTGACGGCCCGAAAGCTGGAGGCGCTGGTCCGTCTCTCCGAGGCGTCGGCGCGGATCCGACTCTCGGACACGGTCGAGAAAGAGGACGCCGAGCGGGCGACGACGATCGCTCGCTACTGCATGGAGCAGATCGGCGTCGATCCCGAGACGGGCGAGTTCGACGCCGACGTTGTCGAGACCGGCACCTCGAAGAGCCAGCGCGACCGGATACAGAACCTCAAGGGAATCATCTCCGACATCGAGGAGGAGTACGACGAGGGCGCGCCGGTCGACGTGGTCGTCGAGCGAGCGGAGGAGGTCGGAATCGAGGAGTCCAAGGCCGAACACGAGATCGAGAAGCTCAAGCAGAAAGGCGAGGTGTACGAACCACGGACCGATCACCTGAGGACGACGTAG
- a CDS encoding DUF7854 family protein — MDRISALRNVEDALARFEQGECSLTDLEAEVRGVLRTYATDFDGELQAYRADGGDADGVVVLASSRPDARDRVQALVESPGRFEVTPVDP; from the coding sequence ATGGACCGCATCTCAGCACTCCGGAACGTCGAGGACGCACTGGCTCGCTTCGAACAGGGGGAGTGTTCGCTGACCGATCTCGAAGCGGAGGTCCGGGGCGTCTTGCGAACCTACGCGACCGACTTCGACGGGGAGTTGCAGGCCTACCGCGCGGACGGCGGCGACGCCGACGGCGTCGTCGTCCTGGCGAGTTCGCGCCCGGACGCCCGCGACCGAGTCCAGGCGCTCGTCGAGTCGCCGGGCCGCTTCGAGGTGACGCCGGTCGATCCCTGA
- a CDS encoding DUF7504 family protein, whose translation MQSVIDRLDGVTTLLLCGSCARTDELCGRLLAEGGAAGRTVLWVSFGQSPSECLDDTVAADADRAVLAVGTTPAGERDDDVTVEVISTPSDLAALGIKLSQFIAETDGELTVCFDSLTELLGHVAVETAYEFLHTVTRQCYLADARAHFHLDPAAHDVQTVASITSLCDARVDLDSTPPVRVRNDR comes from the coding sequence ATGCAGTCCGTGATCGACCGGTTGGACGGTGTGACGACGCTCCTGCTCTGTGGGTCGTGTGCGCGGACCGACGAACTCTGTGGGCGACTGCTGGCCGAGGGCGGTGCTGCGGGCCGGACGGTGCTGTGGGTCTCTTTCGGGCAGTCGCCGTCGGAGTGTCTCGACGACACGGTCGCGGCGGACGCCGATCGTGCCGTCCTCGCGGTCGGCACGACCCCGGCGGGCGAGCGAGACGACGACGTCACCGTCGAGGTGATCTCGACGCCCAGTGACCTCGCGGCGCTGGGGATCAAACTCAGCCAGTTCATCGCGGAGACCGACGGCGAGCTGACGGTGTGTTTCGACTCGTTGACCGAGCTGCTCGGCCACGTCGCGGTCGAAACGGCCTACGAGTTCCTGCACACGGTGACCCGACAGTGCTACCTCGCGGACGCTCGGGCCCACTTTCACCTCGATCCGGCGGCCCACGACGTACAGACGGTCGCCTCGATCACGTCGCTGTGCGACGCTCGTGTCGACCTCGACAGCACGCCGCCGGTCCGCGTTCGAAACGACCGCTAG
- a CDS encoding DUF7855 family protein, which yields MFLVITYSRSARSSLRNVTRAHEETTVRQFGRAALLAGTAFGAFQACRLREKHGRDVQVERVERFVPADVPADVREAAEAYEDRDQPSVPYRQFSVGTDHPGPSALRERDL from the coding sequence ATGTTCCTCGTGATCACGTACTCGCGGTCGGCACGGTCGTCGCTGCGCAACGTCACGCGGGCCCACGAGGAGACGACTGTCCGGCAGTTCGGCCGCGCGGCACTGCTCGCAGGGACGGCCTTCGGGGCGTTTCAGGCGTGTCGGCTCCGCGAGAAGCACGGACGGGACGTACAGGTCGAACGCGTCGAGCGGTTCGTTCCGGCGGACGTGCCCGCCGACGTTCGCGAGGCTGCCGAGGCCTACGAGGACCGCGACCAGCCGTCGGTTCCCTATCGCCAGTTTTCCGTCGGGACCGACCACCCCGGGCCGTCGGCGCTCCGGGAGCGAGACCTGTGA